In one window of Maribacter sp. BPC-D8 DNA:
- the ribB gene encoding 3,4-dihydroxy-2-butanone-4-phosphate synthase has translation MTDLSTIQLNSIEEAIEDIRAGKVIIVVDDENRENEGDFLAAAELATTETVNFMATHGRGLICAPLTEGRCKDLGLHMMVSTNTDPLETAFTVSVDLRGKGVTTGISAGDRSKTVIALTESDTKPHDLARPGHIFPLVAKEGGVLRRTGHTEAAIDFARLAGLQPAGIIVEIMNEDGTMARLPQLVDVAKRFDLKIVSIESLVAYRMEHDSLIDKEVDFDINTRFGEFRLRAYKQTTNNHIHIALTKGSWSSDEKILTRINSTLINNDILGTLTHNPDEKLEDMFNKINEEGKGAIVFINQDSESLNLLSRLKELKELQKQGVHKAPKIEMDNRDFGIGAQILHDLGIHKMKLMTNSTQAKRVGIVGYGLEILEYVKY, from the coding sequence ATGACAGATCTTAGTACAATACAATTGAATAGTATAGAAGAAGCGATTGAAGATATTCGCGCCGGTAAAGTAATTATCGTTGTTGATGATGAAAATCGTGAAAATGAAGGAGATTTTTTAGCAGCCGCTGAACTCGCTACAACAGAGACGGTCAATTTTATGGCAACTCACGGTAGAGGTCTTATTTGTGCCCCATTAACCGAAGGTCGTTGTAAAGACCTAGGCTTACATATGATGGTAAGTACCAATACCGATCCTTTAGAAACGGCATTTACCGTATCTGTAGATTTAAGAGGAAAAGGAGTTACCACAGGTATTTCTGCCGGTGATAGGTCTAAAACGGTTATAGCATTAACCGAAAGTGATACTAAACCCCATGATTTAGCGAGACCAGGACATATATTTCCGTTAGTAGCTAAAGAAGGTGGCGTATTAAGAAGAACAGGGCACACCGAAGCTGCTATTGATTTTGCGCGATTAGCAGGATTACAACCTGCAGGAATCATTGTAGAGATCATGAATGAAGATGGTACCATGGCACGCTTACCTCAATTGGTAGATGTTGCTAAAAGATTCGATCTTAAAATTGTCTCTATTGAATCTCTTGTTGCCTATAGAATGGAGCATGATAGCTTAATCGACAAAGAAGTAGATTTTGATATTAACACTCGTTTTGGTGAATTTAGATTACGAGCTTATAAGCAAACTACAAACAACCATATTCATATTGCATTAACTAAAGGTTCTTGGTCTTCAGATGAAAAAATCTTAACCAGAATCAACTCTACCCTTATCAACAATGATATTTTAGGAACATTGACACATAACCCAGACGAAAAGTTAGAGGATATGTTCAATAAAATTAATGAAGAAGGTAAAGGAGCAATTGTTTTTATCAATCAAGATTCAGAATCTCTTAATTTACTTTCTAGGTTAAAAGAGTTGAAAGAATTGCAAAAACAAGGCGTTCATAAAGCACCTAAGATAGAAATGGATAATCGTGACTTCGGAATCGGAGCTCAAATTTTACATGATTTAGGTATTCACAAAATGAAACTAATGACCAACAGTACCCAAGCGAAACGCGTAGGTATTGTCGGATACGGATTAGAGATTTTAGAATATGTGAAGTATTAA
- a CDS encoding DegT/DnrJ/EryC1/StrS family aminotransferase, with the protein MPGFELFGESEKSQVQDVLDSGVLMRYGFDGMRNNHWKALELEEALSKRMESKYAQLVSSGTAALTVALASAGVGAGDEVIMPTFTFVASFESILAIGAIPILVDVDDTLTLSPEAVENAITDKTKVVMPVHMCGSMADLGALKAICDKHHLLLLEDACQAIGGSYDGKPLGSYGDLGCFSFDYVKTITCGEGGAIITNNEQYKMNADHYSDHGHDHVGNNRGTETHPFLGYNFRISELHAAVGCAQIERLDYFLSIQKKNYTVLRNALSPLSNITFRKVPEGGVENYSFISFFLPTTEIAKKAHTALGEAGVDACFYWFDNNWHYYKKWEHLTHKRSLGKLPQEVVNQLPDYSKSDFSKSDAWVGRTISCLVKLSWTEEQVAERAAEMKDVLSKFV; encoded by the coding sequence ATGCCAGGTTTTGAGTTGTTTGGAGAGAGTGAGAAAAGTCAAGTTCAAGATGTTCTAGATTCTGGGGTATTAATGCGTTACGGTTTTGACGGAATGCGAAATAACCACTGGAAGGCATTAGAGCTTGAAGAAGCTTTATCGAAGCGAATGGAATCTAAATATGCACAATTGGTAAGTAGTGGTACAGCCGCATTAACAGTTGCGCTTGCAAGTGCAGGTGTTGGAGCAGGTGACGAGGTGATAATGCCAACTTTTACATTTGTAGCAAGTTTTGAATCTATTTTGGCTATTGGTGCAATACCCATTCTTGTTGATGTTGATGATACCTTAACCTTAAGTCCAGAAGCTGTAGAAAATGCTATCACCGATAAAACTAAAGTAGTCATGCCAGTTCATATGTGCGGCTCTATGGCAGATTTGGGTGCATTGAAGGCTATTTGTGATAAACATCATTTATTGCTGTTAGAAGATGCCTGCCAGGCTATAGGTGGTAGTTATGACGGTAAGCCTTTGGGTAGTTATGGTGATTTAGGTTGTTTCTCTTTTGATTACGTGAAAACGATAACTTGTGGCGAAGGCGGAGCAATTATAACCAACAACGAACAGTATAAAATGAATGCAGATCATTACTCCGATCACGGTCATGATCATGTGGGTAACAATCGCGGAACGGAAACGCATCCGTTTTTAGGGTATAATTTTAGAATTTCAGAATTACATGCAGCAGTGGGCTGTGCGCAAATTGAGCGCTTAGATTATTTCTTGTCCATCCAAAAGAAAAATTACACCGTTTTAAGAAATGCCTTATCGCCGCTTTCTAATATTACATTTAGAAAAGTGCCAGAAGGGGGAGTGGAGAATTATTCATTTATCTCTTTCTTTTTGCCAACTACAGAAATAGCAAAAAAAGCACATACAGCTTTAGGTGAGGCTGGTGTAGATGCTTGTTTTTACTGGTTTGATAATAACTGGCATTACTATAAAAAATGGGAGCATTTAACCCATAAAAGATCTTTAGGTAAGTTGCCGCAAGAGGTTGTTAATCAGTTACCTGACTATTCTAAATCTGATTTTTCAAAATCTGATGCGTGGGTAGGCAGAACCATCTCATGTCTTGTAAAACTAAGCTGGACAGAAGAACAGGTTGCTGAACGTGCAGCTGAAATGAAAGATGTATTGTCAAAGTTTGTTTAA
- a CDS encoding thioredoxin domain-containing protein, with product MKIKSLFYVLVCTIILVSCKNQNKNDDDTGANNDHEFTNDLIHETSPYLLQHAHNPVDWKAWSDDVFKKASEENKLVVLSVGYSTCHWCHVMEEESFEDTEVAKLMNDKFVSIKVDREERPDLDMVYQTALQLVNGTGGWPMNAIIMPNGSPVFLGTYFEKEEWKNILVKFSSEYEKNPEKMTEYATMLADGVQEVYEQPAKQLANAITPDKFVNGITEWATVWDKQWGGNLGQQKFILPANLTMLLDYAVLQQNSEAENHVINTLDKVIHGGIYDHVDGGFFRYSTDNTWKVPHFEKMLYDNAQLVYLLSKAYKLTENKEYKTKVEETLKFLKSEMRNEEGGYFSAMDADTKGEEGVYYVWKKEELQSLLGDDFELFSKYFNIADSQVWEDGNFVLNNTTSKGEILKAFEISEEAFDKKKENWKSTLYQARQKREKPTKDFKILTSWNALLIDGLLEAYKAFGDEKYLTEAVSVFNYLKEYNYKDAQLVHSYTKDSKQKEVFLEDYAFLAKSAFALYEVTLDVSYLQTSKELMNIGSEKYKSNSELFYYNVSSDLVPSIINTSDGVVPSANAIMAQNFLRIGHLEYNTDYLKKAAVMGSLITDDFESHAVSYGAWGSLLLQQVYPFYEIVVVGKDATSMLSELNSAYIVNSITVGSIVESDISLFKDRFNENETFIYVCQNNTCKLPVKTVTDAFEQMKSFGYQGFK from the coding sequence ATGAAGATTAAAAGCTTGTTTTATGTATTGGTTTGTACTATCATTTTGGTTTCGTGCAAGAATCAAAATAAGAATGATGATGATACAGGAGCCAATAATGACCACGAATTCACCAATGATCTTATACATGAAACTAGTCCGTATTTATTACAACATGCACATAACCCTGTAGATTGGAAAGCTTGGTCAGATGATGTTTTTAAAAAAGCATCCGAAGAAAATAAGCTAGTGGTTTTAAGTGTGGGGTATTCAACCTGCCACTGGTGTCATGTTATGGAAGAGGAATCTTTTGAAGATACCGAAGTAGCTAAGCTTATGAACGATAAGTTTGTTAGTATTAAGGTAGACCGCGAAGAACGACCGGATCTTGATATGGTCTACCAAACCGCACTGCAATTGGTAAACGGAACAGGAGGGTGGCCCATGAATGCTATTATTATGCCTAATGGTAGTCCGGTATTTTTGGGTACATATTTTGAGAAAGAAGAATGGAAGAATATTCTAGTCAAATTCAGTTCTGAATATGAAAAGAATCCGGAGAAAATGACGGAGTATGCCACCATGCTGGCAGATGGTGTACAAGAAGTTTATGAGCAGCCAGCAAAACAATTAGCGAATGCCATTACACCAGATAAGTTTGTGAACGGTATTACGGAGTGGGCTACGGTTTGGGACAAACAATGGGGTGGTAATCTGGGTCAACAGAAATTTATACTACCTGCTAATTTGACAATGTTATTAGATTATGCCGTGCTGCAACAAAATAGCGAAGCTGAAAATCATGTTATTAATACGTTGGATAAGGTGATACATGGGGGAATCTATGATCATGTAGATGGCGGATTTTTTAGATATAGCACTGATAATACTTGGAAAGTACCTCATTTTGAAAAGATGCTGTATGATAACGCACAACTCGTGTATTTACTTTCAAAAGCCTATAAGTTGACTGAAAATAAGGAGTACAAAACTAAGGTGGAAGAAACGCTGAAATTTTTGAAGTCTGAAATGCGAAATGAAGAAGGTGGATATTTTAGTGCTATGGATGCTGATACCAAAGGGGAAGAAGGTGTCTATTATGTTTGGAAGAAGGAAGAACTGCAGTCGTTATTAGGTGATGACTTTGAATTATTCTCCAAGTACTTCAATATAGCCGATAGTCAGGTTTGGGAAGACGGTAATTTTGTATTGAACAATACCACTTCTAAGGGTGAAATTTTAAAGGCGTTCGAAATAAGTGAAGAAGCCTTTGATAAGAAAAAGGAGAATTGGAAATCGACTTTATATCAAGCGCGACAAAAAAGAGAAAAGCCTACCAAAGATTTTAAGATTTTGACATCGTGGAACGCTCTTCTAATTGACGGACTTTTAGAAGCGTACAAGGCTTTTGGTGATGAAAAATATTTAACCGAGGCAGTGTCGGTTTTTAACTATTTAAAGGAGTATAATTATAAAGATGCACAATTGGTGCATTCTTATACAAAAGATAGTAAGCAGAAAGAGGTGTTCTTAGAAGATTATGCTTTTCTAGCCAAAAGTGCCTTTGCCTTGTACGAAGTTACTTTAGACGTCTCGTATCTACAGACGTCAAAAGAGTTAATGAATATAGGTTCAGAAAAATATAAGAGTAATTCTGAGTTGTTCTATTATAATGTTTCTAGTGATTTGGTGCCGAGTATAATTAATACTTCTGATGGGGTGGTGCCTTCTGCCAATGCTATTATGGCGCAGAATTTTTTACGAATTGGTCATTTAGAATACAATACCGATTATTTAAAAAAGGCAGCGGTAATGGGGTCTTTAATTACAGATGATTTTGAAAGTCATGCCGTAAGCTATGGCGCTTGGGGGTCTTTGCTTTTGCAACAAGTATATCCTTTTTATGAAATAGTGGTTGTCGGTAAAGATGCGACAAGTATGTTATCAGAATTAAATAGCGCATACATTGTTAATTCGATCACCGTAGGCTCTATCGTTGAGAGTGATATTTCTCTTTTTAAAGATCGTTTTAATGAAAACGAAACCTTTATTTATGTATGTCAGAATAACACCTGTAAATTACCTGTAAAAACGGTTACTGATGCATTTGAACAAATGAAGTCTTTTGGTTACCAGGGTTTTAAGTAG
- a CDS encoding SusC/RagA family TonB-linked outer membrane protein: protein MTKLKMTFIALIAMLGQFAYSQTSTVSGVVSDETGAPLPGASVVVSGTTNGSQTDFDGNFALANVPSDGTLTISYIGYQTQKVQVNGQSSINIAMEIDAQALDEVVVVGYGAQSRAAVTGAISSVKSEDLNAVPVANATEALQGRAAGISVVNTGAPGSEPSITIRGLGTFGNNSPLFVVDGVIVGNLSGINQNDIETINVLKDASTTAVYGAQGSNGVILVTTKKGKSGKTQLSFNAHTGFQQNTQRYDVLNTEQYLQYANEAFGIVPNTPSSTSGVNTNWQDEIYTSGLIRSYDMAASGGSDTSNFRISGGYFEREGIIIETGFQRYSFRANSDFTFGKLKLGQNLSVNFNKQNSDRVEFGQRSLLEHAIKAAPYLSVYNPNNLGGFQGPNSAGDGQDAENPVRILKHGDAVNNTFALVGNIFAEYAIVDGLTFKSQVGLDYYKGTSNNFIPSYNDDSLGGTHQQAFAAITKNTSAGQTIIFTNSLNYNKTIADVHNFEALLLAEKFESQGTSLNANSRNTVSDNINELSNEDSSLQSTSFEYNRLGFLGRLNYNYDDKYIAAVSLRRDASSKFGANNRWGWFSSYALGWNIAKENFLVDSNVSTLKLRGSLGYSGNDRISNYLYSATLVNDFLYPIAGSNAVGTTAFGLANPDLKWEETRQLNVGLDFGFANDKFTAALEYYENQSDDLLIRVPTSTSLGINEGSQVRNVGAVETTGFELSLGYNDFEGDFKWSANLNLSTSSNEAISLGGVDELNGGTFESQQITRVVEGESLFHFFGLVTDGIYQNQAEVDAVFTANPGQTTVQPGDIRFKDLNNDGDITSEDRDIIGNPLPDLTYGLNLSADYKNWDFNMFWTGIYGRDLYNTNIYDLEGMPRLFNAGVAVLDRWTPTNPSTTIPRAAGAPQNIQLSDRFVEDGSFSRLKNLTIGYTLPNDAFGQELFSKFRIYVSGQNLITITDYSGLDPEVGSGDLFEFGIDRGAYPQPKTYLMGLQVSF, encoded by the coding sequence ATGACTAAACTCAAAATGACATTCATTGCATTGATTGCAATGTTAGGGCAATTTGCCTACTCACAAACATCGACCGTAAGCGGTGTTGTTTCTGATGAAACCGGAGCCCCCCTTCCAGGAGCCTCAGTGGTGGTATCAGGTACGACAAACGGTTCTCAAACCGATTTTGATGGAAACTTTGCACTAGCTAATGTTCCTTCAGACGGAACTTTAACTATTAGCTACATCGGTTATCAAACACAAAAGGTGCAAGTAAATGGTCAATCATCGATCAATATAGCTATGGAAATAGATGCCCAGGCTTTAGACGAGGTTGTGGTAGTTGGTTATGGTGCTCAAAGTAGGGCTGCGGTAACCGGTGCAATATCCAGTGTTAAATCTGAAGATCTAAATGCAGTACCAGTTGCGAATGCTACCGAAGCATTACAAGGTAGAGCTGCAGGTATTTCTGTAGTAAATACAGGCGCACCAGGTTCCGAACCTTCTATTACGATTAGAGGTTTAGGTACTTTCGGTAACAACTCCCCTCTTTTCGTAGTTGACGGAGTAATAGTTGGCAACCTTTCCGGTATCAACCAAAATGATATTGAAACTATCAACGTACTTAAAGATGCTTCTACAACTGCAGTATATGGTGCACAAGGTTCTAACGGGGTTATTCTCGTTACTACTAAAAAAGGTAAAAGCGGTAAGACTCAATTATCGTTCAATGCCCATACTGGTTTTCAACAGAATACACAGCGATATGATGTGTTGAATACCGAACAATACCTGCAATATGCCAATGAGGCTTTTGGTATCGTACCAAACACACCATCATCTACATCTGGTGTAAACACGAACTGGCAAGATGAAATTTATACTTCGGGACTTATTAGAAGCTACGATATGGCTGCTTCTGGTGGTAGTGATACTAGCAACTTTAGAATATCTGGTGGATATTTTGAAAGAGAAGGTATCATTATTGAAACAGGATTTCAGAGATATTCTTTTAGAGCTAATAGCGATTTTACATTCGGTAAATTGAAATTGGGACAAAACTTATCCGTGAACTTTAACAAACAGAACTCTGATAGAGTAGAATTTGGTCAACGTTCTCTTTTAGAGCATGCTATTAAAGCAGCACCGTATTTATCTGTATATAACCCTAATAACCTAGGTGGTTTTCAAGGACCTAACAGTGCCGGTGACGGACAAGATGCCGAAAACCCTGTTAGAATATTAAAGCATGGTGATGCCGTTAATAATACATTTGCATTAGTAGGTAACATTTTTGCTGAATACGCTATTGTAGATGGACTAACATTTAAATCGCAAGTAGGTCTAGATTATTATAAAGGTACTAGTAATAATTTTATACCATCTTATAACGACGATAGCTTAGGTGGTACCCACCAACAAGCTTTTGCTGCAATTACCAAGAACACTTCTGCAGGTCAAACTATCATTTTTACCAATAGCTTAAACTATAACAAAACTATAGCTGATGTTCATAATTTCGAAGCATTGTTATTAGCTGAAAAGTTCGAAAGTCAAGGTACCAGTTTAAACGCAAATAGTCGAAACACAGTATCAGATAATATAAATGAACTATCTAATGAAGATTCAAGTTTACAAAGTACTTCATTCGAATATAACAGATTAGGTTTCTTAGGAAGGTTAAATTATAACTATGATGACAAATATATCGCTGCGGTATCTTTAAGACGTGATGCTTCTTCTAAATTCGGTGCTAACAATCGTTGGGGATGGTTTTCTTCTTATGCTTTAGGTTGGAATATTGCTAAAGAAAATTTCTTGGTTGATTCTAACGTAAGCACCTTGAAATTAAGAGGTAGTTTAGGGTATTCTGGAAATGATAGAATCTCTAACTATTTATATAGTGCAACATTGGTCAATGATTTCCTTTACCCGATCGCCGGTTCTAATGCCGTTGGTACTACAGCATTCGGCTTGGCAAATCCTGACTTAAAATGGGAGGAAACAAGACAATTGAATGTTGGTCTTGATTTTGGGTTTGCAAACGATAAATTTACAGCTGCCCTTGAATACTACGAAAACCAAAGTGATGATTTATTGATTAGGGTACCTACTTCTACCTCTTTAGGTATTAACGAAGGTAGCCAAGTTAGAAACGTAGGTGCGGTAGAAACTACAGGTTTTGAATTAAGCTTAGGCTACAATGATTTCGAAGGTGATTTTAAATGGTCCGCTAATTTAAACTTATCTACAAGTTCAAACGAAGCAATTTCTTTAGGTGGTGTTGATGAACTAAATGGAGGAACTTTTGAATCACAACAAATTACAAGAGTTGTTGAGGGAGAATCATTATTTCACTTTTTCGGATTAGTTACCGATGGTATCTATCAAAACCAAGCTGAAGTAGACGCGGTGTTTACAGCGAATCCTGGTCAAACTACAGTACAACCTGGCGATATTAGATTTAAGGATTTAAACAATGATGGCGACATCACTTCTGAAGATAGAGATATCATTGGTAATCCACTTCCAGACTTAACATATGGTCTAAACCTAAGTGCAGATTACAAAAACTGGGATTTCAACATGTTCTGGACAGGTATCTATGGTAGAGACCTTTACAATACCAATATTTATGATTTAGAAGGTATGCCTAGATTATTCAACGCTGGTGTTGCTGTATTGGATAGATGGACTCCAACTAACCCTTCTACTACAATACCGAGAGCTGCTGGAGCTCCACAGAACATTCAATTATCTGATCGTTTTGTAGAAGATGGTTCTTTCTCTAGACTTAAAAACTTAACTATTGGGTACACACTACCAAATGACGCTTTTGGCCAAGAATTATTTTCTAAGTTTAGAATATATGTAAGTGGTCAGAACTTGATTACCATTACAGATTACTCTGGTTTAGATCCTGAAGTAGGTAGTGGTGATTTATTCGAATTTGGTATCGATAGAGGTGCCTACCCACAGCCTAAGACCTATTTAATGGGGTTACAAGTATCATTTTAA
- a CDS encoding RagB/SusD family nutrient uptake outer membrane protein — translation MKTTKIIFSMFTLFTAMVIINGCSENDLELVNPNGLSPETFFKTEAQVQSSVNAVYANLQTRGLYSRHMFFSQDNMSHENDGNPQLEADKRQYLDFSFDSSHGPIADYWESCFRGINKANFVIGNEEAINAIEESLVSNTIKQKFIGEARFLRALFNFLLVTRFGDMPLITEIPTTTEGIAKSSADDVYALIISDLQSASTTLLDKSEEANGRATKGAAIALLGKVYLFRGEHTLALAEFNKLSGYSLEPNFFDNFTEETEHGVESIFEIEYDDALGTGAQWNSSVTGAGPNEATFRGQEYGFNDWFNVFPSDDLLDEYEAGDTRYADTFYSVGDTFGGGVVTAEMLTAGDERRAGWKKYQNYYKDANEDQESGINFNYLRYADVLLMMAECENEVGTQDDAVDLINEVRERASLTDLPYGLSKAAVFEAIVHERKVELAGEQVRYNDILRWNLVSTELAGTNFQVGKNELWPIPDREITSNENVTAADQNPGF, via the coding sequence ATGAAAACAACAAAAATAATTTTTTCAATGTTTACGCTCTTCACCGCAATGGTGATTATAAACGGGTGTAGTGAAAATGACCTGGAGCTAGTCAATCCTAACGGATTGTCTCCAGAGACATTTTTCAAGACCGAAGCTCAAGTGCAATCATCCGTAAATGCGGTATATGCGAACTTGCAGACAAGAGGTCTGTACTCTAGACACATGTTCTTCTCTCAAGACAACATGTCTCATGAGAATGATGGGAACCCACAACTAGAGGCTGACAAAAGACAGTATTTAGACTTCTCTTTTGACTCAAGTCACGGACCAATAGCAGATTATTGGGAAAGCTGCTTTAGAGGTATCAACAAAGCAAATTTTGTAATAGGCAACGAAGAAGCTATTAATGCAATTGAAGAATCTTTGGTAAGCAATACCATTAAGCAAAAGTTTATTGGTGAAGCAAGATTCTTACGTGCACTTTTTAACTTCTTATTGGTTACTAGATTTGGCGATATGCCTTTAATTACAGAAATACCTACAACTACCGAGGGTATTGCTAAATCTTCTGCTGATGATGTTTATGCCTTAATTATTTCAGACCTACAGTCTGCGTCTACTACTTTACTTGATAAAAGTGAAGAAGCTAATGGCAGAGCTACCAAAGGAGCAGCAATTGCTCTTTTAGGGAAGGTATATTTATTTAGAGGAGAACATACTTTAGCCTTGGCTGAATTTAATAAGCTTTCGGGTTACTCATTGGAACCGAACTTCTTTGACAACTTCACAGAAGAAACGGAACATGGTGTAGAGTCTATTTTTGAAATAGAGTACGATGATGCTTTAGGAACTGGTGCTCAATGGAATTCATCTGTGACTGGTGCAGGACCAAACGAAGCAACTTTTAGAGGACAAGAATATGGCTTTAATGATTGGTTCAACGTTTTTCCTTCAGATGATCTTTTAGATGAATATGAAGCAGGAGATACTAGATATGCTGATACATTCTATTCTGTAGGTGACACCTTCGGTGGTGGCGTAGTTACAGCAGAAATGCTAACTGCAGGAGATGAAAGACGTGCTGGCTGGAAAAAATATCAGAACTACTACAAAGATGCCAATGAAGACCAAGAATCTGGTATCAACTTTAACTACTTACGTTATGCCGATGTTCTTTTAATGATGGCTGAATGTGAAAATGAAGTAGGTACACAAGATGATGCTGTAGACCTTATTAACGAAGTTCGCGAAAGAGCTAGTCTTACCGACCTACCATACGGACTTTCTAAAGCTGCAGTTTTTGAAGCTATCGTTCATGAAAGAAAAGTTGAATTAGCTGGTGAGCAAGTTCGTTACAACGACATTCTAAGATGGAACTTAGTATCTACCGAATTAGCGGGTACTAATTTTCAAGTTGGTAAAAACGAATTATGGCCAATACCGGATAGAGAAATAACATCTAATGAAAATGTAACTGCTGCAGATCAGAATCCTGGTTTTTAA